The following proteins are co-located in the Eleginops maclovinus isolate JMC-PN-2008 ecotype Puerto Natales chromosome 1, JC_Emac_rtc_rv5, whole genome shotgun sequence genome:
- the si:dkeyp-100a1.6 gene encoding LOW QUALITY PROTEIN: probable G-protein coupled receptor 160 (The sequence of the model RefSeq protein was modified relative to this genomic sequence to represent the inferred CDS: inserted 2 bases in 1 codon; deleted 1 base in 1 codon; substituted 1 base at 1 genomic stop codon) — protein MLTVITXPGSDNAGMFLMLLLLKIGLDTAVMYLCTRKLYTSFLSLCSLSIFLADFVMVFLVASLLFLGPETCHRSLRFIFANASATYGALPLPMMCLGLLDYCLEGTYLGKQSTACKFLRNSVWLLLITXYLSFGSVDSNLKEIDFESETKALVCEVEESVLITFSVLVLFSAVFFTLLPFWPKIPQWVKQAHGLSEARGESDNQSSDLLFTSTTYAETKSNEEYYPEEPIQPGPPLWLSFTLGFALCWMPYLILSVVCLILEFALPAYIAVNLLWLECINSLLVGLVIWINSKTQGPYNKLPQNICLWQVYWHPSKGTQQQKLQVAVCNPSKLKENRAARSVVRAGLYVLTAA, from the exons ATGTTGACCGTTATCACGTAACCGGGTTCAGACAACGCTGGGATGTTTCTTATGCTTTTGCTTCTAAAGATC GGACTGGACACAGCAGTGATGTATTTATGCACCAGGAAGCTGTATACCTCCTTTCTAAGCCTGTGCAGCCTGTCCATCTTCTTGGCTGACTTTGTCATGGTGTTTTTAGTAGCAAGCCTGTTGTTTCTTGGGCCTGAAACATGTCATCGGTCCCTCCGTTTCATCTTCGCCAATGCCTCAGCGACATATGGAGCACTGCCGCTTCCCATGATGTGCCTGGGTTTATTGGACTACTGTTTAGAAGGTACCTACCTCGGCAAGCAGAGCACCGCATGTAAATTCCTAAGGAACTCGGTTTGGTTATTGCTGATTAC TTACCTCTCCTTTGGTTCAGTGGATTCTAATCTGAAGGAAATAGATTTTGAGTCAGAGACAAAGGCTCTAGTGTGTGAAGTAGAGGAGTCTGTGCTGATCACCTTTTCCGTTTTAGTTCTTTTCTCAGCTGTCTTTTTTACATTGCTGCCATTTTGGCCAAAAATTCCCCAGTGGGTGAAACAGGCACATGGGTTATCTGAAGCGAGGGGTGAATCAGACAACCAGAGCAGCGACTTGTTGTTCACCTCAACTACCTACGCGGAGACAAAAAGCAACGAGGAGTATTATCCAGAGGAACCCATCCAACCGGGCCCACCTCTGTGGCTCAGCTTCACACTGGGCTTTGCTCTATGTTGGATGCCTTATCTCATCTTGTCTGTGGTGTGTCTGATCTTGGAATTTGCATTACCGGCCTACATCGCTGTAAACCTTCTGTGGTTGGAGTGTATCAACAGTTTACTGGTTGGTTTGGTGATCTGGATAAATAGCAAGACGCAAGGACCATACAACAAACTCCCACAAAATATTTGCTTGTGGCAAGTTTATTGGCATCCAAGCAAAGGAACACAACAGCAGAAACTCCAAGTAGCTGTGTGTAACCCATCAAAATTAAAAGAGAACCGGGCAGCCcgctcagtggttagagctggcCTATATGTGTTAACTGCTGCCTAA